Proteins from a single region of Segatella copri:
- the rnr gene encoding ribonuclease R — MGKGKKGGKRMNKAQLTEMLQEFFAERPGETLSFKEIFRSLHLTTHPLKMLAIDIMEEMAWDDYLAKVSDNSYRLNQSIQVMEGKFVRKANGKNSVIPDDSEKPIFVSERNSMGALNGDRVEFTFLARRKNHIKEAQVNKILERAKDTFVGRLKVDKDLAYLVTPGDVFAHNIIIPRRKVKGGKTDDKAVVRIIEWPDGENKSPIGEVVDILGQMGDNDVEMNSILAQYGLPYKYPKNVEDAANKISGEITEQDYKEREDFRKVFTCTIDPKDAKDFDDALSIQRLENGNWQVGVHIADVSHYVTEGSIIDKEAVKRATSVYLVDRTIPMLPERLCNFICSLRPNEEKLAYSVIFELDNNAEVKNYRIVHTVIESDRRYKYEEVQELLEANGVIDGTGEPAPAETKEHPYQGENALQLITLDRLAKKLRAARFKNGAIKFDREELHFDVDEKGKPVSCYYKRSKDANKLVEEFMLLANRTVAESIGKVKKGKKPKTLPYRIHDNPDPQKLETLREFVVKFGYKMKTEGTKGATARSLNKLMSDCEGKPENNLIQMVALRAMMKAKYSVHNIGHFGLAFEYYTHFTSPIRRYPDTMVHRLLTKYADGGRSANEKHYEELCEHCSEMEQIAQNAERDSIKYKMVEFMGDKLGEEFDAHISGITSYGIYATIDENHCEGMIPMRDIADDYYDFDEKNFCLIGRRHHNKYQLGDAIRIKVAQANLEKKQLDFTLAGDSAPVRKEKPAANTSSSKAKKSKQKTRNHRKNK; from the coding sequence ATGGGAAAAGGTAAAAAAGGTGGCAAAAGAATGAACAAAGCGCAGCTCACTGAGATGCTGCAGGAATTCTTTGCCGAAAGACCGGGCGAAACGCTCAGCTTTAAAGAGATATTCCGTTCCCTCCATCTTACGACGCATCCGCTCAAGATGCTGGCGATTGACATTATGGAGGAAATGGCATGGGATGACTACCTGGCTAAGGTAAGTGATAATTCTTATCGCCTGAATCAAAGCATACAGGTGATGGAAGGTAAATTCGTTAGAAAGGCAAATGGCAAAAACTCTGTTATCCCTGATGATAGCGAGAAGCCTATTTTCGTTTCTGAACGTAATTCGATGGGAGCACTTAATGGCGACAGGGTGGAATTCACCTTCCTGGCTCGTCGTAAGAATCACATCAAGGAGGCACAGGTCAACAAAATCCTTGAACGCGCTAAAGATACCTTCGTAGGACGTCTGAAAGTAGATAAGGATCTGGCTTACCTCGTGACACCTGGCGATGTCTTTGCTCACAACATCATCATTCCTAGAAGAAAGGTGAAGGGAGGAAAGACCGATGACAAGGCAGTAGTCCGGATTATCGAGTGGCCGGATGGAGAAAACAAGAGTCCTATTGGCGAGGTTGTTGACATTCTTGGCCAGATGGGTGATAATGATGTTGAGATGAATTCTATTCTTGCTCAATATGGATTACCTTATAAATATCCAAAGAATGTAGAAGATGCAGCCAACAAGATAAGCGGCGAAATCACAGAACAGGATTACAAAGAACGAGAGGACTTCCGAAAGGTATTCACCTGCACCATCGACCCGAAGGATGCCAAGGACTTTGATGATGCCCTCAGTATTCAGAGATTGGAGAATGGAAATTGGCAGGTAGGTGTTCATATCGCAGATGTGTCACATTACGTCACAGAGGGCAGTATCATAGACAAGGAAGCCGTGAAACGTGCAACATCTGTATATCTCGTAGATCGCACCATCCCGATGCTCCCAGAGCGTCTCTGTAACTTTATCTGCTCGCTTCGTCCTAATGAGGAAAAACTTGCGTACAGCGTCATCTTCGAACTCGACAACAATGCCGAAGTCAAGAACTATCGCATCGTACATACCGTCATAGAGAGCGACCGCAGATATAAATATGAAGAGGTACAGGAACTCCTTGAAGCAAATGGTGTGATTGATGGTACTGGCGAACCTGCTCCAGCCGAAACCAAGGAACATCCTTATCAGGGAGAAAACGCACTTCAGCTCATTACACTTGACAGACTGGCTAAGAAACTGCGTGCCGCAAGATTCAAAAATGGTGCTATTAAATTTGACCGCGAAGAGTTGCATTTCGACGTTGACGAAAAGGGGAAACCAGTAAGCTGCTACTACAAGCGCTCTAAGGATGCCAATAAACTCGTAGAGGAATTCATGCTACTCGCCAACCGTACGGTGGCTGAAAGTATCGGAAAGGTAAAGAAAGGAAAGAAGCCAAAGACGCTTCCTTATCGTATTCATGACAATCCTGACCCACAGAAGTTGGAAACCTTACGTGAATTCGTTGTGAAGTTTGGTTATAAGATGAAAACAGAGGGTACGAAGGGCGCTACAGCAAGAAGTCTCAACAAGTTGATGTCAGATTGCGAAGGCAAACCAGAGAATAATCTCATCCAGATGGTTGCACTCCGAGCCATGATGAAGGCAAAGTACTCCGTTCACAACATCGGACACTTTGGACTGGCTTTCGAATACTATACCCACTTCACCTCACCTATCCGCCGTTATCCGGATACGATGGTTCATCGCTTGCTTACCAAGTACGCAGATGGCGGCAGAAGTGCCAACGAGAAACATTACGAAGAACTCTGTGAGCATTGCTCTGAAATGGAACAGATTGCACAGAATGCAGAACGTGACAGTATCAAATATAAAATGGTAGAATTCATGGGAGATAAACTCGGCGAGGAATTCGATGCCCATATAAGCGGTATTACTTCTTACGGAATTTATGCTACCATAGACGAAAACCATTGTGAAGGAATGATTCCGATGCGCGACATTGCTGACGATTATTACGACTTCGACGAAAAGAACTTCTGTTTGATTGGTCGTCGTCACCATAATAAATATCAATTAGGCGATGCTATCCGCATTAAGGTGGCGCAAGCCAACCTGGAGAAGAAACAACTAGATTTCACCCTAGCCGGCGATTCGGCTCCTGTACGCAAGGAAAAGCCTGCAGCTAATACTTCTTCCAGCAAAGCGAAAAAGTCAAAGCAGAAGACACGAAATCACCGTAAAAACAAATAA
- a CDS encoding FKBP-type peptidyl-prolyl cis-trans isomerase, whose product MKKLFFGALVACAAATFVGCGNSTPKADLKTDVDTMSYAMGMSQTQGLKEFMVERMGVDTAYMDDFIKGLNDGANAGDDKKKAAYYAGIQIGQQISNQMVKGINHEVFGEDSTKSISLKNFMAGFITGTTGKKGLMTVEQAAQIAQAKMMAIKAKNMEKEYGPNKVAGEKFLAANKKKPGVVTLPSGVQYKVIKEGNGPMPKDTSMVKVNYEGKTIDGKVFDSSFKRGQAVDLRANQVIKGWTDALVHMPAGSVWEVYIPQQLAYGEREQGQIKPFSVLIFKIELISVGGK is encoded by the coding sequence ATGAAAAAGTTATTTTTCGGAGCCCTCGTGGCTTGTGCTGCTGCTACATTCGTAGGTTGTGGCAATTCTACTCCTAAGGCAGATCTCAAGACTGATGTAGATACTATGAGCTATGCTATGGGTATGTCTCAGACTCAGGGTCTGAAGGAGTTTATGGTAGAGCGCATGGGCGTTGATACTGCTTACATGGATGATTTCATCAAGGGTCTTAACGATGGTGCCAACGCTGGTGACGACAAGAAGAAGGCTGCTTACTACGCAGGTATCCAGATTGGTCAGCAGATCTCTAACCAGATGGTTAAGGGCATCAACCACGAGGTATTCGGTGAGGATTCTACAAAGTCTATCTCTCTGAAGAACTTCATGGCTGGTTTCATCACAGGTACTACAGGCAAGAAGGGCTTGATGACAGTTGAGCAGGCTGCTCAGATTGCTCAGGCTAAGATGATGGCTATCAAGGCTAAGAACATGGAGAAGGAATATGGTCCTAACAAGGTTGCTGGTGAGAAGTTCCTCGCTGCCAACAAGAAGAAGCCAGGAGTTGTTACTCTGCCTTCAGGTGTTCAGTACAAGGTAATCAAGGAGGGTAACGGCCCTATGCCAAAGGATACCTCTATGGTTAAGGTTAACTACGAGGGTAAGACAATCGACGGCAAGGTATTCGATTCTTCTTTCAAGCGTGGTCAGGCCGTAGATCTCCGTGCTAACCAGGTTATCAAGGGTTGGACTGATGCTTTGGTTCACATGCCAGCAGGTTCTGTTTGGGAGGTTTACATTCCTCAGCAGTTGGCTTATGGTGAGCGCGAGCAGGGTCAGATCAAGCCATTCTCTGTATTGATCTTCAAGATTGAGTTGATTTCAGTAGGTGGCAAGTAA
- a CDS encoding Lrp/AsnC family transcriptional regulator, translating to MEKIDNLDRKILGILSKNARIPFKDVAAECGVSRAAIHQRVQHLMEDGFITGSGFDVNPKSLGYSTCTYVGLNLERGNMYKKVVERLQNIPEIVECHFTTGSYTMLIKLYARDNEQLMDLLNNKLQAIPGVVSTETLISLEQSIKREIPVLLDED from the coding sequence ATGGAGAAAATAGACAATCTAGACAGAAAGATTCTCGGCATCCTTTCCAAGAATGCCCGTATTCCTTTTAAAGACGTAGCCGCAGAATGTGGCGTGTCTCGTGCTGCCATCCATCAGCGTGTTCAGCACTTGATGGAGGATGGTTTCATCACCGGTAGCGGTTTTGATGTAAACCCTAAAAGCCTGGGTTATTCTACCTGCACTTATGTAGGTTTGAACTTGGAGCGCGGTAATATGTATAAAAAGGTGGTAGAGCGCTTGCAGAACATTCCTGAAATCGTAGAGTGCCACTTTACAACCGGTTCATACACCATGCTGATTAAGCTTTATGCCCGCGACAACGAGCAGCTCATGGATCTGCTCAACAATAAGCTTCAGGCTATCCCTGGTGTGGTTTCTACCGAAACGCTTATCTCTCTTGAGCAGAGCATCAAGCGTGAGATTCCTGTACTTCTCGATGAAGATTAA
- a CDS encoding Na/Pi cotransporter family protein, whose translation MDTSQYLVIFFQILGSLALLIYGMKVMSEALQKMAGSQLRHILGAMTTNRFTGMLTGTFITCAVQSSSATTVMTVSFVNAGLLTLAQAISVIMGANIGTTFTAWIMSLGYNVDLTIVVFPAFFLGIMLIYSKKRRYFGDFLFGIAFLFFSLVLLSSAGKALDLEHNPAVIDFFGSFDTKSHFTIVVFLLIGTLITCIVQSSAAVMAITILLCSTGVLPIYLGIALVMGENIGTTATANLAALGANAQARRAALAHLVFNVFGVIWVLCLFYPFVDFVCSIVGYDPDGGMSAAQKAKLLPIVLAMFHTCFNVCNTGILIWFIPQLEKVVCKLIKPKADKEDEDFRLRFIQAGIMKTPELSVFEAQQEIGSFGERIHRMFGMVRELLETQDSKTFDKLYERIEKYEGISDNMEIEIAKYLDQVSDAHLSDDTKAKIRAMLREISEIESIGDSCFNLARTIKRKGENKEEFTAKQSENIHQMFKLVDEALTQMNYMFAHERHSINLNHTYNIETEINNYRTQLRNQNLDDVDNHLYTYGVGTLYMDIIQECEKLGDYVVNVAEARMGVRTSEAV comes from the coding sequence ATGGATACAAGTCAATATCTTGTGATTTTTTTTCAGATTCTCGGTTCTTTAGCTTTGCTCATTTATGGTATGAAGGTGATGAGTGAGGCCTTGCAGAAGATGGCAGGATCTCAGTTGCGCCACATTTTGGGCGCTATGACAACCAACCGATTTACGGGAATGCTTACAGGTACCTTTATTACCTGTGCCGTTCAGAGTTCCTCTGCAACTACCGTTATGACGGTTTCTTTTGTAAATGCAGGTTTGCTGACCTTAGCCCAAGCAATTTCCGTTATTATGGGTGCCAACATTGGTACTACGTTTACGGCATGGATTATGTCGCTGGGTTATAATGTAGATTTAACGATTGTCGTATTCCCTGCGTTCTTCCTCGGCATTATGCTGATTTATAGTAAGAAGCGCCGTTATTTCGGAGATTTCCTTTTTGGTATCGCCTTCCTCTTCTTCTCGCTCGTTCTGTTGAGTAGTGCGGGTAAGGCTCTTGATCTGGAACATAATCCGGCGGTTATCGATTTCTTTGGTTCTTTTGATACAAAGAGTCATTTTACGATTGTAGTCTTCCTCCTGATCGGTACACTTATAACCTGTATCGTACAGAGTTCGGCAGCTGTGATGGCCATCACCATCTTACTCTGTTCTACAGGCGTACTCCCTATTTATCTGGGTATTGCCTTGGTGATGGGTGAGAATATCGGAACTACCGCTACAGCCAATCTTGCCGCTTTGGGTGCCAATGCCCAGGCTCGTCGTGCAGCCTTGGCCCATCTGGTATTCAATGTCTTTGGTGTAATCTGGGTTCTCTGCCTGTTCTATCCATTTGTAGATTTCGTTTGCTCTATCGTGGGGTATGATCCTGATGGTGGTATGTCTGCGGCACAGAAGGCAAAGTTGTTGCCAATTGTCCTGGCGATGTTCCATACCTGTTTCAATGTTTGTAACACAGGCATTCTGATTTGGTTTATCCCACAGTTGGAAAAAGTTGTCTGCAAACTTATCAAGCCTAAGGCAGATAAGGAGGATGAAGATTTCCGTTTGCGCTTTATCCAGGCTGGCATCATGAAGACCCCAGAACTTTCTGTCTTCGAGGCACAGCAGGAAATCGGCAGTTTCGGCGAGCGCATCCATCGTATGTTTGGTATGGTGAGAGAGTTGCTGGAAACTCAGGATTCCAAGACTTTCGACAAACTCTATGAGCGTATTGAGAAGTATGAAGGTATTTCTGATAATATGGAGATAGAGATTGCCAAGTATCTTGATCAGGTGAGCGATGCTCATCTGAGTGATGATACCAAGGCGAAGATCCGTGCGATGTTGCGTGAGATTTCTGAAATCGAGAGTATTGGTGACAGTTGCTTTAATCTTGCCCGCACCATTAAGCGTAAGGGTGAAAACAAGGAGGAGTTTACTGCCAAGCAGAGTGAAAACATTCATCAGATGTTTAAGTTGGTAGATGAGGCGCTGACTCAGATGAACTATATGTTTGCTCATGAACGCCATTCTATCAATCTCAACCATACGTACAATATCGAGACTGAGATTAATAATTATCGTACTCAGTTGAGAAACCAGAACCTGGATGATGTGGATAACCATCTTTATACCTATGGTGTAGGTACATTGTATATGGATATCATTCAGGAATGCGAAAAACTGGGTGATTATGTGGTTAATGTCGCCGAGGCTCGCATGGGAGTCAGAACATCTGAGGCTGTGTAA
- a CDS encoding glycoside hydrolase family 3 C-terminal domain-containing protein: MMKQITTTVCATVLMASCCNINNREQQVNQQVDELYSRMSQPERIAQLRSGYMDELFDAEGNLDTVKCKQLIPYGIGHFSQYASQELVDANFLRKRVAVVQDWLMHHTPNGIPALFHEEVLSGINTQDATVYPQQIGQACSFNPELAELKTLQTGTALRKMGGVLSLSPMVDVCRTPSFNRLEESYGEDGYLSAVMGTAFVKGLQQGNLKKGVGACSKHYLGYGGGGDADEKEMMEDILLPHETMIRLAGSKALMPGYHAVHGTKCVANSEILNDILRDYLGFDGMVVSDYTAIDQLPGLDTPLQKAVAAINGGNDVDFPRGENYQYLQEALDKGLVKKEVFERAVKDVLRYKIRAGLMDKNPYLYSTEDVKLDTKEERQTAYDIASQSIVLLENKGVLPLVKEADVNSTKQIKNILLTGPNANSIWAMCGDYSFPSMFYFWQSWKKKWDDSHLPHIVKLLEAMQASKPEGINIKYSRGCDWTEEIETKFEESGDKRAWEYQLLHRKVDSGEKADKAEALAMAKESDVIVAAVGENVMLCGENRERDGLKLPGKQEEYVEELLATGKPVVLVVFGGRAQVISKIAKRCAAVIQAWYPGEEGGTAVADILYGKISPSAKLSVSYPNTEVYEPICYNYSTRQDARVEWPFGYGLSYTTFAYKNLQAVKELSTASESSNIYFEVTNTGNVRADEIAQVYLSPTQSNQQIHPIQLQGFARISLNPGETKRVCIRFYTDQFGYYSHRGNRQWNIAPGTYELKIGASSQDIRLKQQIVLTGDKVVKPLRDHYFSEVIR, translated from the coding sequence ATGATGAAACAAATTACAACAACCGTATGTGCAACTGTGCTGATGGCTAGTTGCTGTAACATAAACAATAGGGAGCAGCAAGTGAACCAACAGGTAGATGAACTCTACAGCAGAATGTCACAGCCAGAGCGTATCGCTCAGTTGAGAAGTGGTTATATGGATGAGCTTTTTGATGCGGAAGGCAATTTGGATACCGTCAAATGCAAGCAGCTCATTCCTTATGGTATTGGACATTTTTCCCAGTACGCCAGTCAGGAATTGGTTGATGCCAATTTCTTGCGAAAGCGTGTGGCTGTTGTACAAGATTGGTTGATGCATCATACCCCTAACGGAATCCCGGCTCTTTTTCACGAGGAAGTTCTTTCGGGTATCAATACGCAAGATGCAACAGTCTATCCACAGCAGATAGGGCAGGCTTGTTCGTTCAATCCAGAGTTGGCAGAGCTCAAGACTTTGCAGACAGGTACTGCTCTTCGCAAGATGGGTGGCGTATTGTCGCTTTCCCCTATGGTAGACGTTTGCCGTACTCCAAGTTTTAATCGTCTGGAAGAATCATATGGTGAGGATGGCTATCTTTCTGCCGTTATGGGTACTGCTTTTGTCAAGGGTCTTCAGCAGGGCAACCTCAAGAAGGGAGTGGGAGCTTGCTCTAAACACTATCTGGGATATGGTGGTGGCGGGGATGCTGATGAGAAGGAGATGATGGAAGATATCCTTTTGCCTCATGAGACGATGATTCGTCTGGCAGGTAGCAAGGCTTTGATGCCGGGTTATCATGCTGTTCATGGTACCAAGTGCGTGGCAAATAGTGAGATTCTCAACGATATTTTGCGAGATTATCTCGGATTCGATGGAATGGTGGTGAGCGATTATACTGCCATTGACCAGTTGCCGGGACTAGATACTCCTCTTCAGAAAGCTGTGGCTGCTATCAATGGTGGCAATGATGTTGATTTCCCTAGAGGCGAAAACTATCAGTATTTACAGGAAGCCTTGGATAAGGGACTTGTTAAGAAAGAAGTCTTTGAGCGTGCTGTAAAGGATGTTCTGCGTTATAAAATTCGTGCAGGACTGATGGATAAAAATCCATATCTGTATAGTACGGAGGATGTAAAGCTTGATACTAAGGAAGAACGGCAGACGGCTTACGATATAGCTAGCCAGTCTATCGTCTTGTTAGAGAATAAAGGTGTTTTGCCTCTTGTGAAGGAGGCTGATGTTAACAGCACCAAGCAGATTAAGAATATCTTGCTCACGGGTCCTAATGCCAATTCCATTTGGGCGATGTGTGGCGACTACTCTTTCCCTTCTATGTTCTATTTCTGGCAGAGTTGGAAGAAAAAGTGGGATGATAGCCACTTGCCACATATCGTTAAATTGCTAGAGGCAATGCAGGCAAGTAAACCTGAGGGTATTAATATTAAGTATTCTCGTGGTTGTGACTGGACAGAGGAGATAGAGACCAAGTTTGAAGAGTCTGGCGATAAGCGTGCTTGGGAATATCAGCTCCTGCATCGCAAGGTTGATTCAGGCGAGAAGGCAGACAAGGCAGAAGCTTTGGCGATGGCAAAGGAAAGCGATGTTATCGTTGCTGCTGTAGGCGAGAATGTGATGCTCTGTGGTGAGAACCGTGAGCGAGATGGTCTCAAGCTTCCTGGTAAGCAAGAGGAATATGTTGAGGAACTCTTGGCTACGGGCAAACCTGTAGTCCTGGTAGTCTTCGGCGGTCGTGCGCAGGTTATCTCCAAGATAGCCAAGCGTTGTGCAGCAGTCATCCAGGCCTGGTATCCTGGTGAAGAGGGTGGTACAGCTGTGGCTGACATTCTTTATGGCAAGATTTCACCATCTGCCAAGCTGAGTGTCAGCTATCCTAATACTGAGGTTTATGAGCCTATCTGCTATAATTATTCCACCCGGCAGGATGCCCGTGTAGAGTGGCCTTTCGGTTATGGATTGAGCTATACTACCTTTGCCTATAAGAACTTGCAGGCAGTTAAGGAACTCTCTACTGCTTCAGAGTCGAGCAATATCTACTTTGAGGTTACTAATACGGGTAACGTTCGTGCCGATGAGATAGCGCAGGTATATCTGTCGCCAACTCAGAGCAACCAGCAGATTCATCCTATCCAGTTGCAGGGCTTTGCCCGTATCTCTCTCAATCCTGGCGAAACCAAGAGAGTATGCATCAGGTTCTATACTGATCAGTTTGGTTATTATTCTCATCGAGGCAATCGTCAATGGAACATAGCTCCAGGAACGTATGAACTGAAGATTGGAGCCTCTTCTCAAGACATCCGTCTTAAGCAGCAGATAGTTTTGACGGGTGATAAAGTGGTGAAACCTTTGCGTGATCATTACTTCTCCGAGGTTATCAGATAA
- a CDS encoding SIR2 family NAD-dependent protein deacylase: MKKLVFLTGAGMSVESGFKTFRGNDGLWENYPVEQIATHEGWEADPTLVTNFYNMLRHKLYAAQPNEGHKLIKELEKDFDVTVITQNVDNLHEKAGSKNVIHLHGELSKVCSSRDPYDYRYIKELPEDDCEVKPGTEAGDGSLLRPFIVFFGESVPMIEPAAEAVQQADIFVIIGTSLNVYPAAGLISYTKPHIPIYLIDPGAVNTNGYYKIEHIMKGASDGMKELKEILEK; encoded by the coding sequence ATGAAGAAACTCGTATTTTTAACCGGTGCAGGCATGTCTGTGGAGAGTGGTTTCAAAACTTTCCGTGGCAATGATGGATTATGGGAAAACTATCCTGTAGAACAGATAGCTACCCATGAGGGATGGGAAGCTGACCCTACCCTAGTAACAAACTTCTATAATATGTTGCGCCATAAACTCTATGCTGCGCAACCTAACGAGGGGCATAAACTTATCAAGGAGCTGGAAAAAGACTTCGATGTGACGGTAATCACCCAGAATGTAGATAATCTGCATGAAAAGGCAGGTTCCAAAAATGTAATCCATCTGCATGGCGAACTGTCAAAGGTTTGCTCTTCACGCGACCCTTACGACTATCGCTACATCAAGGAATTACCTGAGGATGACTGCGAGGTAAAGCCGGGAACCGAAGCTGGAGACGGAAGCCTGTTGCGCCCATTTATCGTTTTCTTCGGCGAAAGCGTTCCTATGATTGAGCCGGCAGCCGAAGCTGTACAGCAAGCCGATATCTTCGTCATTATCGGAACCTCACTCAACGTTTATCCTGCTGCAGGTCTGATTTCATATACCAAGCCTCACATTCCTATCTATCTGATAGACCCGGGTGCCGTAAACACCAATGGATATTACAAGATAGAGCACATCATGAAAGGGGCTTCAGATGGTATGAAGGAACTGAAGGAAATATTGGAAAAATAA
- a CDS encoding FKBP-type peptidyl-prolyl cis-trans isomerase, with amino-acid sequence MKKILMTALVLVAGASLFTASAASKKKVKKAATLVELKSSADSLSYVAGMNATRGLIPYIQQSFQVDTAYMENFLRGYKDALAMGINPKTVAYSAGMEVAKLVEKRVYPGTKEELKSTGDSISHAMFQNGFIAALANDTTFFTSKAAADFQKEALAGAGEKFLAANAKKPGVKVLPSGLQYKVITEGHGEVPKASDEVEVIYEGRLIDGTVFDATSKHGGSKTDKFRANGLIKGWTEALTLMPVGSKWQVYIPYELAYGERQAGQIPPYSTLVFDLELVSIVKPEVKPEPADEQKDDAAAVKSADKKVVKPAAKKAAHSKKRK; translated from the coding sequence ATGAAGAAAATATTAATGACAGCACTCGTCCTCGTGGCGGGTGCTTCTTTGTTTACAGCTAGTGCTGCAAGCAAGAAGAAGGTTAAGAAGGCGGCTACTCTTGTTGAGTTGAAATCATCAGCCGATTCTTTGAGTTATGTAGCTGGTATGAATGCCACTCGTGGTCTGATTCCTTATATCCAGCAGAGTTTTCAGGTAGATACTGCCTATATGGAGAATTTCCTTCGTGGTTACAAGGATGCGCTTGCCATGGGTATCAATCCTAAGACCGTAGCTTATTCTGCAGGTATGGAGGTTGCCAAACTGGTAGAGAAACGTGTATATCCTGGCACAAAGGAAGAGTTGAAGAGCACAGGCGATTCTATCAGCCATGCTATGTTCCAGAATGGTTTTATCGCAGCTTTGGCTAATGATACTACATTCTTTACCTCTAAGGCTGCTGCCGATTTCCAGAAGGAAGCTTTGGCTGGTGCCGGCGAGAAGTTCCTTGCTGCTAATGCCAAGAAACCTGGTGTAAAGGTGTTGCCTAGCGGTTTGCAGTATAAGGTGATTACCGAAGGTCATGGCGAAGTGCCTAAGGCAAGCGATGAGGTAGAGGTTATCTACGAGGGTCGTCTGATTGATGGTACCGTTTTTGATGCTACATCCAAGCATGGTGGCAGCAAGACAGATAAGTTCCGTGCCAACGGATTGATCAAGGGTTGGACCGAGGCGCTTACTCTGATGCCTGTGGGCAGTAAGTGGCAGGTTTACATTCCTTACGAGTTGGCTTACGGCGAGCGTCAGGCTGGTCAGATTCCTCCATACTCTACTTTGGTGTTCGATCTTGAGCTGGTTAGCATAGTTAAGCCTGAGGTTAAGCCAGAGCCAGCAGACGAACAGAAAGATGATGCAGCTGCAGTAAAGAGTGCCGACAAGAAGGTTGTTAAACCTGCAGCCAAGAAAGCTGCGCATTCAAAGAAGAGAAAGTAA
- a CDS encoding FKBP-type peptidyl-prolyl cis-trans isomerase, whose translation MDKVSYALGIGIGRQLASMGAESLNIDDFAQAVKDAIAGKLQLGEQEAQELVQNFFAEQEAKAQAAAAEKGKVAKAAGEKFLAENGKKDGIITTKSGLQYQVLREGNGKAPKATDQVECHYEGTLIDGTKFDSSYDRGQTATFPLNQVIAGWTEGLQLMTEGAKFRFFIPYQLGYGERGAGASIPPFSALIFDVELVAVK comes from the coding sequence ATGGATAAAGTAAGTTATGCTTTGGGCATCGGCATCGGTCGCCAGTTGGCTTCTATGGGTGCAGAGAGTTTGAATATTGATGATTTTGCACAGGCTGTAAAGGATGCCATCGCCGGTAAGCTTCAGCTCGGCGAGCAGGAAGCTCAGGAGTTGGTACAGAACTTCTTTGCAGAGCAGGAGGCTAAGGCTCAGGCTGCTGCTGCCGAGAAGGGCAAGGTTGCTAAGGCAGCTGGTGAGAAGTTCCTCGCCGAGAACGGCAAGAAGGATGGTATCATCACTACTAAGAGCGGTTTGCAGTATCAGGTTTTGCGTGAAGGTAATGGCAAGGCTCCTAAGGCTACCGATCAGGTAGAGTGCCACTATGAGGGAACGCTTATCGACGGTACTAAGTTTGACAGTTCTTACGACCGTGGTCAGACTGCTACCTTCCCATTGAACCAGGTTATCGCTGGTTGGACAGAGGGTCTTCAGCTCATGACCGAGGGTGCCAAGTTCCGTTTCTTCATCCCTTATCAGTTGGGTTATGGCGAGCGTGGTGCTGGTGCATCTATTCCTCCATTCTCAGCCTTGATTTTCGATGTTGAGCTCGTTGCCGTTAAGTAA